A stretch of DNA from Gottschalkia acidurici 9a:
TATTTCATTAGTAACTATAAAATAATACACAAGGCGAGGTGAAAATAGTGAAAGAAAAAACAGATTTACGAATCATACGAAGCAAATTTATGATTAGAAAGGCATTTCTTACCCTTTTAGAAGAAAAAGGATATCATAATATTACGGTAACAGATATATCTAAAAAATCTATGATTAATAGAAAGACCTTTTATTCTCATTATGAAACTAAAAGTGCTCTTTATAACGAAATAGTGGATGACACTCTTTCAATGCTTGAACCGTTAACATTATTAAAAAAAGGTCATGATATAAAAGACGACTTTCAAATAACTCAGGTTATTAAAATTCTTGATAATGTAAAGAAGCAGAGGCTTGTATTTAAAATACTTATGGAAGACACAACAAGTAATGATTTCTCACATAAATTAAAAGCTACTTTATCAAATATTCTAGTCAACAATATAAATATTTCTATCACAGCTGAACAAACAGGTATACCTCTTGAATTATTGAAAAATGTGTACTCTTCGATATTTATTGAAATTATAAAGTGGTGGATATATCAAAATAATGTATCATCATCTGATGCAGCTAATAAGATGTTCTCTATCTTTTCTAAAAATATTTTACTTATGCTTGATGTAAAAGACATCTATTCTACACATTAAGATAATTTCTATTTTTAAATTTTATTATATATATATAAATAATAAAAAAACAGATGAATTAAAAATTCATCTGTTTTTTTATATTATTATTTTTTCTTATTCTCATTTATTTCTTAAATATATTAAAGCTACATCTTAAATTTAGTGAATATCAATCTTTCTTCC
This window harbors:
- a CDS encoding TetR/AcrR family transcriptional regulator, translating into MKEKTDLRIIRSKFMIRKAFLTLLEEKGYHNITVTDISKKSMINRKTFYSHYETKSALYNEIVDDTLSMLEPLTLLKKGHDIKDDFQITQVIKILDNVKKQRLVFKILMEDTTSNDFSHKLKATLSNILVNNINISITAEQTGIPLELLKNVYSSIFIEIIKWWIYQNNVSSSDAANKMFSIFSKNILLMLDVKDIYSTH